One Plasmodium sp. gorilla clade G2 genome assembly, chromosome: 12 genomic window carries:
- a CDS encoding NEDD8-conjugating enzyme UBC12, putative translates to MEQNVNKIKPYELILQKELMDLDVIEGVELSPVDEKNLKEIYLSIKPTDGYLKNKKFRFVIKFKESYPITPPKIICLSKIFHPNIDESGNVCLNVLKLEWNPIINLQMLILGLILLLDEPSTDDPFNKIAAEVFKNDIYKFQEINDALYKEEQQNNE, encoded by the exons ATGGaacaaaatgtaaataaaataaagccATATGAATTAATTCTTCAAAagg aatTGATGGATTTGGATGTAATAGAAGGTGTTGAATTATCTCCAGTTGATGAaaagaatttaaaagaaatttatTTATCAATAAAACCAACAGAtggttatttaaaaaataagaaatttcGTTTTGTcataaaatttaaagaaaGCTATCCAATAACCCCaccaaaaattatatgtctCAGCaag ATATTTCATCCTAATATTGATGAATCAGGGAATGTATGTTTGAATGTTTTAAAGTTAGAATGGAATCCAATAATAAATTTGCAAATGTTAATATTAGGTCTTATATTACTATTGGAT GAACCTTCGACAGATGACCCCTTCAACAAAATCGCAGCAGaagtttttaaaaatgacatatataaatttcaaGAAATAAATGACGCTCTATATAAAGAAGAGcaacaaaataatgaataa
- a CDS encoding mitochondrial ribosomal protein L3 precursor, putative: MNFSRYSLICGNKKKIVDIVFFYFKKNEKRSFYASKWIRRLQLLNEKYNYKIDKEEEIEYEEKKEDDDIKKVYPLWNSRRTGLLGYKVGCMSIWDVWGVKHAVTVVKIDNCYVINQKNISKNGYEALELGIGNMNVIKQSKNNIGNFIKRKLGFIHKIKEFKCTSDCFLPVHHKFSCRHFSPGQNLFISSGIKNKGFCGAMKKWNFSGKNKSHGTESKAHRSLGSVSMGKTINIVFRNKKMNTHIGEKNLVKCSNNKLFRINSLKNLLFIKGTIGGYKNKVIKISDAKGRSFNKFKNKIFLYYPTFIYKKNKKYKNVIDMPHSVEDPFLYNEIPLYDPPNK, from the coding sequence ATGAATTTTTCGAGGTATTCCCTTATTTgtggtaataaaaaaaaaattgtggatattgtttttttttattttaagaaGAATGAGAAAAGGAGTTTTTATGCGTCAAAGTGGATACGTAGATTACAATTAttgaatgaaaaatataattataagatAGATAAAGAAGAAGAGATAGAATATGAAGAGAAGaaagaagatgatgatataaagaAAGTATATCCATTGTGGAATAGTAGAAGAACAGGCTTATTAGGTTATAAAGTTGGATGTATGAGTATATGGGATGTATGGGGTGTTAAGCATGCTGTAACAGTTGTTAAGATAGATAATTGTTATGtgataaatcaaaaaaatataagtaagAATGGATATGAAGCTTTAGAACTTGGAATTGGTAATATGAATGTAATTAAAcaaagtaaaaataatattggaaattttataaaaaggaaattaggatttatacataaaataaaagaatttaaATGTACAAGTGATTGTTTTTTACCTGTACATCATAAATTTTCTTGTCGACATTTTTCACCTGGACAAAACTTATTTATAAGTTCTGGTATCAAAAATAAAGGTTTTTGTGGTGCTATGAAAAAATGGAATTTTAGtggtaaaaataaatcacaTGGAACAGAAAGTAAAGCACATCGAAGCTTAGGAAGTGTATCAATGGGGAAAACAataaatattgtttttagaaataaaaaaatgaatacacATATAGGAGAAAAAAACTTAGTAAAatgtagtaataataaattatttcgTATCAAtagtttaaaaaatttattatttattaaaggaACTATTGGaggttataaaaataaagttaTTAAAATATCAGATGCTAAAGGAAgatcatttaataaattcaaaaataaaattttcttatattatcctacatttatatataaaaaaaacaaaaaatataaaaatgtaattgACATGCCACACAGTGTAGAAGATCCATTCTTATATAACGAAATACCCTTATATGACCCTcccaataaataa